The following are encoded in a window of Brevibacillus ruminantium genomic DNA:
- a CDS encoding CpsD/CapB family tyrosine-protein kinase: MDGKQEKKGEETMRAGDRGMSLVCLEEPRSPIAEAYRTLRTNLQFAGFEQDLKSLLITSADPGEGKTTTVTNLAVVMAQTGKRVLVIDADLRRPALHFRFPVTNLRGLSEVLSGERPFAEVIQRVDQENIHVMTSGTLPPNPSELLHTGQMRELLLSVRTHYDVILLDAPPILPVTDAQILARHADGVLLVVRSGKVLVNHVKKAQGLLQHAGANLVGTLLNHKRMTTKSYYYD; encoded by the coding sequence ATGGATGGAAAGCAGGAAAAAAAAGGAGAGGAAACGATGAGGGCAGGCGATCGGGGGATGTCTCTGGTCTGTTTGGAAGAACCGCGGTCACCTATCGCAGAAGCGTACCGGACACTCAGAACCAATTTGCAGTTTGCCGGCTTTGAACAGGATTTGAAAAGCCTCTTGATTACCAGTGCGGATCCAGGCGAAGGAAAGACGACCACGGTGACCAATCTGGCAGTAGTCATGGCGCAGACGGGCAAGCGTGTTCTCGTCATCGATGCAGACCTGCGAAGACCTGCCCTGCATTTTCGCTTTCCGGTGACGAATCTGAGGGGATTGTCCGAAGTTTTGAGCGGAGAACGCCCCTTCGCGGAAGTGATCCAGCGAGTGGATCAGGAAAATATTCATGTGATGACATCAGGCACCCTTCCCCCCAATCCTTCAGAACTGCTTCATACCGGACAGATGAGGGAGCTTTTGCTCAGCGTCCGAACTCATTATGATGTGATCCTGCTGGATGCTCCCCCAATCCTGCCCGTAACAGATGCACAAATTCTCGCTCGTCATGCGGATGGTGTGCTGCTCGTCGTACGCAGTGGAAAAGTGCTGGTGAATCATGTGAAAAAGGCGCAGGGTTTATTGCAGCACGCGGGAGCCAATCTCGTCGGTACGCTCCTGAACCACAAAAGAATGACGACGAAGAGCTACTACTATGATTGA
- a CDS encoding tyrosine-protein phosphatase — MIDLHCHILPSVDDGPRDAATSLEMARMAASEGITDIVASPHTHNGLYENRPHQVIAAVQILQQQIDCAGIPLVIHPGSEVHLHHQLLNHVTNDMVLTIGDQKQHLLLELPVYCPFSFIERVLQDLLKAGITPVIAHPERNEMLRNSLHHLMRWREQKVLFQINAGSLLGQLGRKAQGYAYQLLRHGLVHVLASDGHDTRKRKPSLKAAYRCLDETLSSEVSIHLQWNAQAILRGEPCVNLEPRSGTRFFQVPRFLYPWP; from the coding sequence ATGATTGATTTGCACTGCCATATACTACCAAGTGTTGACGATGGCCCTAGAGATGCGGCGACATCATTGGAAATGGCCAGAATGGCTGCATCTGAAGGGATCACTGACATTGTGGCAAGCCCGCACACCCACAACGGTCTATACGAAAACCGCCCTCATCAAGTAATCGCAGCGGTGCAAATACTGCAGCAGCAAATCGATTGCGCGGGAATTCCGCTCGTGATCCATCCCGGGTCCGAAGTGCATTTGCACCATCAGCTGCTGAATCATGTGACCAACGACATGGTCCTGACGATCGGGGACCAGAAGCAGCATCTCTTGCTCGAACTGCCTGTTTACTGCCCGTTTTCTTTTATCGAAAGGGTATTGCAGGACCTGCTCAAAGCGGGCATCACGCCCGTCATTGCCCATCCGGAGCGTAACGAGATGCTGAGAAACTCGCTTCACCACCTGATGAGATGGCGGGAACAGAAAGTCTTGTTTCAGATCAATGCAGGAAGCCTCCTGGGGCAACTGGGTAGAAAGGCGCAGGGATATGCGTACCAGCTGCTGCGACACGGGCTGGTTCATGTACTGGCCAGCGACGGTCACGATACGAGAAAACGAAAGCCTTCGCTGAAAGCTGCCTACCGCTGCTTGGACGAGACCCTGTCCTCAGAGGTTTCCATCCACCTTCAGTGGAATGCGCAAGCCATTCTAAGAGGAGAACCGTGTGTAAACCTGGAACCGCGCTCTGGAACCAGGTTTTTCCAGGTTCCCCGATTTCTTTATCCTTGGCCATGA
- a CDS encoding nucleotide sugar dehydrogenase, translating into MSMMMSKSYHQTAIIEKFLSRSAVVGVIGMGYVGLPFAVEKAKMGFHVIGVEQNPYRADKINSGESYIPDVDSAVLTDLVEQGFIRAMTDFSLVAEMDAIIICVPTPLTKHLTPDLQYVESVTRELAGRLRPGQFICLESTTYPGTTEEIMLPILSTSGLAVEEEFFLAHSPERVDPGNKRYTTKNTNKVVGGIGPASLQVAKTFYQQTVEHVIAVSNAKVAELVKVYENTFRAVNIALVNELLMLCDRLDLNVWEVLEAAFTKPFGILPFYPGPGVGGHCIPVDPHYLEWKAKELNFQTRFISLAGEINRKMPSFVKEKVIRLLNDQGRAVWGSRILVVGIAYKKDLGDYRESPAVDVIKLLLEDGAEVLYHDPFVPSFECLGIVHESLPLMEENVTSCDLVIITTDHSEVDYETLVRDARHVLDTRNATKDVQYRERITPL; encoded by the coding sequence ATGAGCATGATGATGTCAAAATCCTATCATCAAACTGCAATTATTGAAAAATTTTTAAGCCGTTCCGCTGTTGTAGGTGTGATCGGTATGGGGTATGTAGGTTTGCCTTTCGCCGTTGAAAAGGCGAAGATGGGCTTTCATGTGATCGGAGTGGAGCAAAACCCCTACCGTGCTGATAAAATCAACTCGGGAGAAAGCTATATCCCTGACGTAGACAGTGCTGTACTGACCGACTTGGTCGAACAAGGCTTCATTCGTGCGATGACCGATTTTTCCCTGGTGGCGGAGATGGATGCCATTATTATCTGTGTACCGACGCCGCTCACCAAGCATTTAACACCCGATCTGCAGTATGTCGAAAGTGTCACCCGCGAGCTCGCCGGACGACTGCGGCCGGGACAATTCATTTGCCTGGAGTCCACGACCTATCCCGGAACGACAGAAGAAATCATGCTCCCGATTTTGTCCACTTCCGGTCTTGCAGTGGAGGAGGAGTTTTTCCTGGCGCACTCACCCGAGCGCGTAGATCCGGGAAACAAGCGCTATACGACGAAAAATACCAATAAAGTCGTGGGCGGTATTGGACCGGCCTCCCTACAGGTTGCCAAGACGTTTTACCAACAGACAGTGGAGCATGTGATTGCCGTTTCCAATGCCAAAGTGGCGGAATTGGTAAAGGTGTATGAAAATACGTTTCGGGCGGTCAATATCGCCTTGGTCAACGAACTTCTCATGCTCTGTGATCGTCTGGACTTGAATGTGTGGGAGGTATTGGAGGCTGCTTTTACCAAGCCCTTCGGCATCCTCCCTTTTTACCCGGGGCCGGGCGTGGGGGGACACTGCATCCCGGTCGACCCCCATTACCTGGAATGGAAAGCGAAGGAGCTCAACTTCCAAACCCGCTTCATTTCGCTTGCCGGAGAAATCAATCGGAAAATGCCATCCTTTGTGAAGGAAAAGGTAATCCGGCTTTTAAATGATCAGGGCCGGGCTGTTTGGGGCAGCCGGATTCTCGTGGTAGGAATCGCCTACAAGAAGGATTTGGGTGATTACCGGGAGTCTCCTGCCGTCGATGTGATCAAGCTGCTTCTGGAAGATGGTGCGGAGGTCCTTTACCATGATCCCTTTGTCCCTTCTTTTGAATGCCTGGGCATCGTTCATGAGTCCTTGCCCTTGATGGAGGAGAACGTCACCTCCTGCGATTTGGTCATCATTACTACGGATCATAGCGAGGTTGACTATGAGACGCTTGTCCGTGATGCCAGGCATGTGCTGGATACGCGCAACGCTACCAAAGACGTGCAATATAGGGAAAGGATTACCCCCTTATGA
- a CDS encoding Gfo/Idh/MocA family protein — protein MKKAAVLGAGRWGQHWVRTLHRLEALDSVADLSSSIRERVVTAYPQLPVYESYEEIWGSKAEAVVIATPAHTHYAMAKAAILSGKDVLVEKPLTLSVRHAQELVRLAKAHRRILMVGHLLLYQPAMQWIQAYLSSGELGELYSLHLRRAQLGTIRSVENAMWSLGVHDIAVILSLIGKSPTMLRSESQSIFQRGIEDDVHLHLSFSGGQQAHLHTTWLWPQKERRMVIIGSRGMLEFEELTQTVKLHRKGFSEDLACLDDGSEIVFSGTGEPLQSEALHFLECIETRQVPWSDGEQGVAVVRVLEEATRMMKEGSRR, from the coding sequence ATGAAAAAGGCAGCCGTCCTGGGAGCGGGCAGATGGGGGCAGCATTGGGTACGAACCTTGCATAGGCTGGAAGCGTTGGATTCCGTTGCAGACCTCTCTTCGTCCATCCGTGAACGAGTCGTCACCGCGTATCCCCAGTTGCCCGTCTACGAATCGTATGAGGAAATCTGGGGAAGCAAGGCAGAAGCGGTGGTGATAGCAACACCGGCGCATACCCATTACGCGATGGCCAAAGCAGCGATTCTCTCGGGAAAAGACGTCTTGGTCGAGAAGCCGCTGACTCTGTCCGTCCGGCATGCTCAGGAACTCGTACGACTGGCGAAGGCGCACAGGAGAATCCTAATGGTCGGCCATCTGTTGCTCTATCAACCAGCTATGCAATGGATTCAGGCATACCTCAGCTCCGGCGAATTGGGGGAACTCTACAGCCTTCATCTGAGACGAGCCCAATTGGGGACCATCCGCAGCGTAGAAAATGCAATGTGGAGTCTAGGGGTCCATGACATCGCGGTGATTTTGTCCCTGATCGGGAAATCCCCCACGATGCTTCGGTCAGAAAGTCAAAGCATCTTTCAGCGAGGGATCGAGGATGACGTGCATCTGCATCTCTCCTTTTCCGGCGGGCAACAAGCTCATTTGCACACAACCTGGCTATGGCCGCAAAAGGAAAGGCGCATGGTAATCATCGGTTCCCGGGGGATGCTGGAATTTGAAGAGCTGACTCAGACTGTAAAGCTGCACCGCAAGGGATTTTCAGAAGACCTGGCTTGTCTGGACGACGGCAGCGAGATTGTGTTTAGCGGAACGGGCGAGCCGCTGCAAAGCGAGGCCCTGCATTTTCTGGAGTGTATAGAGACGAGACAGGTTCCCTGGTCGGATGGAGAACAGGGAGTAGCTGTCGTCCGGGTATTGGAGGAAGCCACGCGGATGATGAAAGAGGGTAGCAGACGATGA
- a CDS encoding acyltransferase encodes MNQPDYFVHESAYVDPGAKVGEGTKIWHFSHVMESASIGAHCSLGQNVFVGRHVQIGNRVKIQNNVSVYEGVFLEDDVFCGPSMVFTNVKNPRSAFPREPATDFAPTVVKRGATIGANATIVCGVTIEEWAFIAAGAVVTRDVPAYAAFAGVPAKQIGWMCECGERLFFSSDETQCLGCCRQYQRRDHRTIRRLLEIS; translated from the coding sequence ATGAATCAACCGGACTATTTTGTACATGAATCGGCTTACGTCGACCCAGGAGCCAAAGTTGGGGAAGGAACAAAAATCTGGCATTTCTCGCACGTGATGGAGAGTGCCAGCATCGGTGCCCATTGCAGCCTGGGGCAAAATGTGTTTGTCGGGAGGCATGTACAGATCGGTAATCGTGTGAAAATTCAAAATAATGTCTCTGTCTATGAAGGCGTGTTTTTGGAGGATGATGTGTTTTGCGGTCCCAGCATGGTTTTCACCAATGTAAAAAATCCGCGCTCGGCCTTTCCTCGTGAGCCCGCAACCGATTTTGCACCGACCGTGGTCAAACGGGGGGCAACGATCGGAGCGAATGCCACCATCGTTTGCGGAGTGACGATCGAGGAGTGGGCCTTCATTGCTGCCGGGGCGGTTGTGACCCGGGACGTCCCGGCCTATGCTGCTTTTGCAGGGGTACCCGCGAAGCAAATTGGCTGGATGTGTGAATGCGGTGAGAGGCTGTTCTTTTCCAGTGACGAAACCCAATGCTTGGGCTGCTGCCGCCAGTATCAACGACGAGACCATCGCACGATAAGACGGCTGCTGGAAATATCTTGA
- a CDS encoding oligosaccharide flippase family protein: MAASKFLRGVGYLAGGTALAQGLTFLVTPFLSRLYLPEEFGVFAVFTSLLSIFVVLASLRYEWAIPLPKEEESAANLLALSLLITGTIALLIGLSVWLWGSEMSSMLNTPGLSSVLWLLPFSFLGAGVYQSLHYWALRKQAYPRIMSTKWKQSIGMSVVQLGSGLIHAGPLGLALGDMVGRVSGTGSLLLTSWKQDRVSLQGISWGNIRKAARRYMKFPLFSSWSALLNTISMQIPILFLGYAYHAEIVGHFSFSLNLVSAPLTLVSNAVSNVYMAEMSKLMLEMPEQAEIFFWKTLRNLVFVIPLVALLALFAPWLFAVVFGEEWRDAGLYLQISSPMLALSFLANSIGFTIIVLERQDLHAIRELIRLPLMLLAVVLSVTLSFSSTLTIAALCTAGAVGYLIHGYLSWYAIRRAPHLSQKNEREEEPAKHACQ, translated from the coding sequence ATGGCAGCAAGCAAGTTTTTACGCGGTGTCGGGTATCTGGCTGGAGGGACGGCGCTCGCACAAGGTCTGACGTTTCTGGTTACGCCGTTTCTCAGTCGGTTGTACCTTCCTGAGGAGTTTGGCGTTTTTGCTGTGTTTACCTCCCTGCTCTCGATTTTCGTCGTCTTGGCCTCTCTTCGCTACGAATGGGCGATTCCGCTGCCAAAGGAGGAAGAGAGCGCGGCCAATTTGCTGGCGCTGTCGCTGCTGATTACCGGGACAATCGCTCTTTTGATAGGTCTTTCGGTGTGGCTGTGGGGAAGCGAGATGTCGAGCATGCTGAATACCCCGGGGCTTTCATCCGTTCTGTGGCTCTTGCCCTTCAGCTTTCTCGGAGCGGGCGTCTATCAAAGTCTTCATTACTGGGCGCTGCGCAAACAAGCGTATCCGCGGATCATGTCGACCAAGTGGAAGCAGAGCATCGGCATGTCAGTCGTTCAACTGGGAAGCGGGCTGATCCACGCCGGACCGCTCGGTCTTGCGCTGGGGGATATGGTTGGCAGGGTAAGCGGCACAGGCAGCCTCCTACTTACATCCTGGAAGCAGGATCGGGTCAGCTTGCAGGGGATCTCCTGGGGGAATATACGAAAAGCAGCACGTCGCTATATGAAGTTTCCCCTCTTCAGCAGTTGGTCCGCGCTGCTCAATACGATCAGCATGCAAATCCCCATTCTTTTTCTCGGTTACGCCTATCATGCGGAGATCGTCGGTCATTTCTCTTTTTCTCTCAATCTCGTCAGTGCGCCGCTCACCTTGGTCAGCAACGCGGTTTCCAATGTGTATATGGCGGAGATGAGCAAGCTGATGCTGGAGATGCCGGAGCAGGCAGAGATCTTTTTCTGGAAAACACTGCGCAACCTGGTCTTTGTGATTCCACTCGTCGCGCTGCTCGCCCTGTTTGCGCCGTGGCTGTTTGCTGTCGTGTTTGGCGAAGAATGGAGAGATGCCGGCTTGTATCTGCAGATCAGCTCCCCTATGCTTGCGCTTAGCTTCCTCGCCAACAGCATTGGCTTTACCATCATCGTTCTGGAGCGACAGGATTTGCACGCGATACGCGAGCTGATCCGATTGCCCTTAATGCTGCTGGCGGTGGTTTTATCCGTCACTCTCTCTTTTTCTTCCACGCTTACGATTGCCGCACTCTGTACAGCCGGGGCGGTCGGGTATCTCATTCACGGGTACTTGTCCTGGTATGCGATCCGACGCGCCCCCCATCTTTCACAGAAAAATGAGCGGGAGGAGGAACCTGCAAAGCATGCTTGTCAATGA
- a CDS encoding GNAT family N-acetyltransferase has product MLVNEGLAEFIRIKWGLAHKQCQLFSGEGELPMIESSFFLNKRGAIRHPPTLPYMSVRFVHTPAQSLSSINGQWLESAGLLAQEMSSRGTANAISLPPEITDVRPWQWAGYRAYVKYTLYLDFPYSIKQANESVRRNIRKAEKLGYRCVRTLDAEAAFQCLAETQERKGLTRYLTASDLQLAVRLIGDEGCRVYVCYAPNGEPASASIILLHPGERAKFWLVGTVTSHLQAGVTQLLIRTLLEDLQEEQVLGFDFVGANNPGVADSKIRWGARLVPYYVLNRYGVKPLLHYLREWWLFAKTPGRG; this is encoded by the coding sequence ATGCTTGTCAATGAAGGCTTGGCTGAATTTATCCGAATCAAATGGGGACTTGCGCACAAGCAGTGTCAGCTTTTTTCAGGAGAAGGCGAGCTTCCCATGATCGAATCCTCTTTTTTTCTGAACAAGCGAGGCGCGATCAGGCATCCGCCCACGCTTCCCTACATGTCCGTCCGCTTCGTCCACACTCCGGCCCAGTCGCTCTCCAGCATCAACGGCCAGTGGCTGGAGAGCGCCGGACTGCTGGCACAGGAGATGAGCAGCAGGGGGACGGCCAATGCCATCAGTCTTCCCCCAGAAATCACAGACGTCAGGCCCTGGCAATGGGCCGGTTATCGGGCCTATGTCAAATATACTCTTTATCTTGATTTTCCCTACTCGATCAAGCAAGCGAATGAGTCGGTCAGGCGAAATATTCGCAAGGCTGAGAAGCTGGGCTATCGCTGCGTGCGTACCCTGGACGCAGAGGCGGCATTTCAGTGTTTAGCGGAGACGCAAGAGCGAAAAGGGCTAACCCGTTATCTGACTGCGTCGGATCTTCAATTGGCAGTCCGCTTGATCGGAGATGAAGGCTGCCGCGTCTATGTCTGCTATGCCCCAAATGGAGAGCCGGCCAGCGCGTCGATCATCCTGCTTCATCCGGGAGAGCGGGCAAAATTTTGGCTCGTCGGCACGGTTACCAGCCATTTGCAGGCGGGAGTGACCCAACTGCTGATTCGTACGCTTCTGGAGGATTTGCAGGAAGAACAGGTTTTGGGCTTTGACTTTGTTGGCGCCAATAACCCTGGGGTAGCCGATTCCAAGATTCGCTGGGGAGCCAGGCTGGTTCCCTATTATGTGCTGAACAGATACGGAGTAAAACCGCTCCTGCATTATCTGAGAGAGTGGTGGTTGTTTGCGAAAACGCCGGGAAGGGGTTAA
- a CDS encoding polysaccharide deacetylase family protein, protein MALLKIAHPPGWRRERAYIFDVLLSHFLGIDYEAEVELRTDIRISAVGGEEESELILSDCFFQQDDGCWLTPQSLPPQPLAKWDLSALGSDAPLRDLLVEEELPIIWGAPLENGEYLVRNDSGIRLGVDIFGSSFFMLTRYEEAVKPDRDRHDRFPAIASLAYQEGFLDRPIVNEYLELLWWCLKALWPGLERKQHRFQMRISHDVDWPLGMAYIPITAVLRKAVGDVWRRHNLGLAMRRVQSLIKVKRGDLDADLYNTFDWIMNVCERQGLQTAFYFIAGHTAGQIDGLYHLEDEWIRKLLRRVHERGHEIGLHPSYHTYRDPAALNHEFQRLLATLEDEGIVQQRIGGRQHYLRWENPTTWGLWAEAGLSYDSTLGYADHAGFRCGVCYDYPVYHLQTRQALQLVEQPLIVMEITVLEKIYMNLSREKAREEIEKLKARCRKYNGNFTLLWHNNVLIHPLDAELFQVILQN, encoded by the coding sequence ATGGCTTTGTTGAAAATTGCTCACCCGCCTGGATGGAGACGAGAACGCGCCTATATTTTTGATGTACTGCTGAGCCATTTTCTCGGTATCGACTACGAGGCAGAGGTCGAACTGCGGACTGACATCAGAATCTCTGCTGTGGGTGGGGAGGAGGAGAGCGAACTTATTCTCTCTGACTGCTTTTTTCAGCAGGACGACGGCTGTTGGCTTACCCCGCAATCTCTGCCGCCGCAGCCGTTGGCAAAATGGGACCTGTCTGCGCTCGGTTCCGATGCACCGCTGCGCGATTTGCTGGTGGAGGAAGAGTTGCCGATTATCTGGGGGGCCCCGCTGGAAAACGGCGAGTATCTGGTCAGGAATGATTCCGGCATCCGACTCGGTGTTGATATTTTTGGCAGCTCGTTTTTCATGCTGACCCGCTACGAGGAGGCAGTGAAGCCTGATCGGGACCGCCACGACCGGTTTCCGGCCATCGCCTCTCTCGCCTACCAGGAGGGCTTTCTCGATCGACCGATTGTGAATGAGTATCTGGAGCTGCTCTGGTGGTGCCTGAAGGCTTTGTGGCCGGGGTTGGAACGAAAGCAGCATCGTTTCCAGATGCGGATCAGCCACGATGTAGATTGGCCACTGGGCATGGCGTACATCCCGATCACGGCGGTTTTGAGGAAAGCGGTGGGAGACGTATGGAGACGTCACAATCTGGGCCTTGCCATGCGGAGGGTACAGTCTTTGATAAAAGTAAAACGGGGAGATCTCGATGCAGATCTCTACAATACATTTGACTGGATCATGAATGTCTGCGAACGCCAAGGCCTGCAAACTGCCTTTTACTTTATCGCCGGTCATACCGCAGGACAGATCGACGGCCTTTACCATCTCGAAGACGAGTGGATTCGAAAACTGCTGCGCCGCGTTCATGAACGGGGGCATGAGATCGGGCTTCATCCCAGTTACCATACCTATCGTGATCCCGCTGCCTTGAATCACGAGTTTCAGAGGCTGCTGGCCACACTCGAGGATGAAGGGATCGTTCAGCAGCGCATCGGTGGACGGCAGCATTATTTGCGCTGGGAGAATCCGACTACCTGGGGACTTTGGGCAGAGGCCGGGCTCAGCTATGACAGCACTCTGGGATATGCGGATCATGCAGGCTTTCGCTGTGGAGTGTGCTATGATTACCCGGTTTATCATCTACAGACGCGGCAAGCCTTGCAACTCGTCGAGCAGCCTTTGATTGTGATGGAAATCACAGTTTTGGAGAAGATTTACATGAATCTGTCGCGGGAGAAGGCGAGAGAGGAGATTGAAAAGCTGAAGGCGCGCTGTCGGAAATACAACGGCAATTTTACCTTACTCTGGCATAATAATGTGTTGATTCATCCCTTGGACGCCGAATTGTTTCAAGTGATTTTGCAAAATTGA
- a CDS encoding DegT/DnrJ/EryC1/StrS family aminotransferase produces the protein MSAIPIFDPQPEIDLLWEELNDAIQGVLRSGLFIMGTQVAAFEREAAAYLGVKHAIAVNSGTDALVIALRALGIGPGDEVITSPFTFFATAEAIEQVGAIPVFVDIEDRYYTIDAGSIEAVITPRTKAILPVHLYGQAADLDAIQQVAQRYGLYLVEDAAQSFGGEYQGVKLGTFGEAGCFSFFPTKNLGGYGDGGMLVTNDDRVAELAAMLRVHGSRQKYRNECVGYNSRLDEIQAAILRVKLKRIDEWNDLRREAAHRYHELLSTIGGLIVPSERECGKHVFHQYTVRLPEDRRDAVTKGLRQHGIGTMIYYPIPVHQLPVYKHLGITLPVAEACAREVFSLPLWPHLSAQLQSEVAVCLRRLLATETGSP, from the coding sequence GTGTCAGCAATACCCATCTTTGACCCGCAGCCGGAAATCGATCTGCTGTGGGAAGAGCTAAACGATGCGATTCAGGGCGTCCTTCGATCAGGGCTGTTCATTATGGGGACCCAGGTTGCAGCTTTTGAAAGGGAGGCGGCTGCGTATTTGGGCGTCAAGCATGCTATCGCTGTCAATTCCGGGACAGACGCTTTGGTGATTGCGCTTCGTGCACTTGGCATCGGGCCCGGCGATGAAGTGATCACCAGTCCGTTCACGTTCTTTGCTACGGCGGAAGCGATCGAGCAGGTGGGCGCAATCCCTGTTTTTGTCGATATCGAAGACCGGTATTACACGATAGATGCAGGAAGCATTGAGGCTGTGATCACGCCGCGGACAAAAGCCATTTTACCTGTACATCTTTACGGACAAGCGGCGGATCTGGATGCGATCCAGCAAGTAGCGCAGCGATACGGCCTGTATCTCGTCGAGGATGCAGCCCAGTCCTTTGGCGGCGAGTATCAGGGTGTCAAGCTGGGAACGTTCGGAGAGGCCGGCTGCTTCTCCTTTTTCCCCACCAAAAATTTGGGCGGGTACGGGGATGGCGGCATGCTCGTGACCAATGATGATCGGGTTGCAGAGCTGGCTGCGATGCTCCGCGTACACGGCTCCAGGCAGAAATACAGAAATGAATGTGTCGGATATAACTCCCGGCTGGACGAAATACAGGCAGCCATTTTGCGGGTGAAACTGAAGCGGATTGATGAGTGGAACGACCTGAGACGGGAGGCTGCCCATCGCTATCATGAACTGCTGAGTACGATCGGCGGGCTCATCGTGCCAAGCGAGCGGGAATGCGGCAAGCATGTCTTTCACCAATACACGGTGCGTCTTCCTGAAGACCGGCGAGATGCTGTAACGAAGGGACTCCGCCAGCATGGCATCGGCACGATGATCTATTACCCGATTCCAGTTCACCAGTTGCCCGTGTACAAACATCTGGGGATCACTTTGCCGGTGGCCGAAGCATGTGCCCGCGAAGTATTTTCCCTGCCGCTCTGGCCTCACCTCTCAGCCCAGCTACAGTCCGAGGTTGCCGTCTGTCTCCGCAGGCTGCTTGCTACTGAAACGGGTTCCCCTTAA
- a CDS encoding O-antigen ligase family protein, whose protein sequence is MKTRWLPIELDGKTMVFGGFLLAGNFKADPRLSWLPVDLTLLLALLTIAYLAIALHKNQYRLPLPLFWMWGLFFLFLLPLYWIEWTAYGTEKVWKLFSFTLLAAIAPLFLCKGESEIRNVFQIMTCLAIIMGVDSFTSWLLAGQGGAHANSTGMTAFGSSTIALGRTTGLAFLWIFLLAVESRMNAALAIGLLAFFLLVLIGSGSRGPLMSLLAVAAVAGPLYYGRKGKQIGIFCIGLLILSLVMTTALSILPQSATNRIQSFLEGDLGASELSRLTAFERSWETIAAHPFGIGWGGFAHEINLWQGETRQYPHNIWLEITLEGGWLAGLALLALFYAGFSRLYRHLRSFEARALFAALLYFLLNAMVSGDINDNKLLFALAGVALVFTPRKAQEHAEKERKEHEFTVAVKREVNDCEP, encoded by the coding sequence ATGAAAACGCGATGGCTACCGATTGAGTTAGATGGAAAAACAATGGTGTTTGGAGGCTTCTTACTCGCAGGCAATTTTAAAGCCGATCCCCGTCTCTCCTGGCTGCCCGTTGATCTCACCTTGCTGCTTGCTTTGCTCACCATCGCTTATCTGGCTATTGCCTTGCACAAAAATCAATACCGCCTCCCGCTGCCGCTCTTCTGGATGTGGGGATTGTTTTTCCTGTTTCTCCTGCCGCTGTACTGGATCGAGTGGACTGCGTACGGGACGGAAAAAGTATGGAAGCTGTTCAGCTTCACCCTGCTTGCTGCGATCGCCCCGTTGTTTCTCTGCAAAGGGGAGTCAGAAATCCGCAACGTGTTTCAGATAATGACGTGCCTAGCCATTATTATGGGCGTCGACAGCTTCACATCGTGGCTGTTGGCAGGCCAAGGGGGAGCCCATGCGAATTCAACGGGGATGACGGCGTTTGGCTCGAGTACGATCGCTCTGGGTCGGACGACGGGGCTGGCTTTTCTATGGATTTTCCTGCTTGCCGTGGAAAGCCGGATGAATGCCGCTCTGGCGATTGGGCTGCTGGCCTTTTTCTTGCTCGTCCTGATCGGGTCGGGGTCGCGCGGACCGCTGATGTCGCTGTTGGCAGTGGCAGCGGTCGCAGGTCCACTGTACTACGGGAGAAAAGGGAAACAGATCGGCATCTTCTGCATCGGTCTGCTGATCCTCAGCCTCGTGATGACGACGGCGCTTTCCATTCTTCCACAGTCTGCCACGAATCGCATCCAAAGCTTTTTGGAAGGCGATTTGGGCGCTTCAGAGCTGTCCAGATTGACGGCCTTTGAGCGTTCCTGGGAGACAATCGCTGCCCACCCGTTTGGAATCGGCTGGGGAGGCTTCGCTCACGAGATTAATTTGTGGCAGGGTGAAACCAGACAATATCCGCACAACATCTGGCTGGAGATCACTCTGGAGGGAGGGTGGCTGGCTGGATTGGCATTGCTTGCGTTGTTTTATGCAGGATTCAGCAGGCTCTACCGCCATTTGCGCAGCTTTGAAGCGAGGGCTCTCTTCGCTGCGCTGCTGTATTTCCTCCTGAATGCCATGGTGAGTGGCGATATCAACGACAACAAGCTGCTTTTCGCGTTAGCAGGGGTCGCGCTTGTTTTTACGCCGCGAAAGGCACAGGAGCATGCGGAAAAAGAAAGGAAAGAACATGAATTCACTGTCGCAGTGAAAAGGGAGGTCAATGATTGTGAGCCGTAG